One Lacunisphaera limnophila DNA window includes the following coding sequences:
- a CDS encoding TonB-dependent receptor plug domain-containing protein: MHSPRVRRFLTPLLALTVALPAIAQTANPAPAPSPTEEKKDVLQLSPFTVTTTKDQGYFAENTLAGSRLRMNISDLGSSITVVTKQQMEDTGSLDINDVFRYEANTEGSSTYTPSVQSLRNDGVVDVNAGYTHGGDGQPQTNASANRVRGLGVPSSSSNYYPSISQVPFDAYNIQSIEISRGPNSMIFGMGSPAGIVNSSTAQAVIGRDAASVSLRTDDQGSQRASFNFNKSLIDDRLAIYGAFLVDNREFARKPSYDDTRRMYGTFTSRPFQKTTFRGSIEKYENDNNRPNTLTPRDGVTQWRAGGSPTYDPSTGRITRNGQYAGTLALRAGSPRIAETRAYIESRPGYNPALWNTARTAYNGINIFGGGALTTVGSALFTPGLGLGTTSRPIQQIADGEVVNWFSAEAPQYRQVFGTTANPAANAALFPAEAAIFANPLNAAAYDTSYSNSAFFTAVGNGVGSYRYPGVTDRSIYDWENINILSMNFGHDENTTMNLELEQELLPNLNFSAGWFRQDFKSTTNYTVSQLNVATLFVDTNVKLPDGRANPYFGLPFVEDFDPDRFINNEVNDSRRAMLAWTPDFTNNDGWTKWLGRHQFLGLVSRNESTRSFIRQRWFITASDEGADGTIFWSANPNNNTDGSPTGWNRQGRSGRRLYYLSTPGSPTDGSVTRGSGMNSAANRQSGEVQIWNHGTSSWSNMGLTQEFIDMDASTGRTYRQVDSNSLGVTSTLWNDRLVATLGMRTDDYKARATTNGVVLAQDGTTIAAAMTNPQKWINGVYQTDVVLNRWNRWDLLKGDTKTMGGVLKPFKNWGGIDRRANDGSAWWDFVRSVGFSYNKSDNFNPPTAAQVDGFGTPLPKPTGEGTDYGVQFSLFDNKLFARINWFESSNQNERTNPGTSISRLTGNVDTTLFRNWARTIALINSGEDPRLIGFGEGLTPAEEQSIQDAAAVIWKLPYNYYNDIGTIFATRSAVAEGKEFQLTYNPSTNWTMKFTAGEQVTKYSNVMREFYAWYDERSPVWIAARASDYLLPQYQSLATYSTSGGRAVNLTTFLNSYGYDSAVRLDEPNGNFNVQRYYDNVVTPQVAIATDLEGQAAPGQRKYRWSYLTNYTFNEGRFKGFSVGGSVRWEDKAIIGYYGRANTAAGTTDLTLSDTTRPIYDDANTYTDLWMSYTRKVFSDKVRMKVQLNIVNAFESGGLQVVGVNYDGSPNAYRIIDPRQFILQTTFDF; this comes from the coding sequence ATGCACTCCCCCCGAGTCCGGCGTTTCCTGACGCCGTTGCTGGCCCTGACCGTGGCCCTGCCTGCCATCGCGCAGACGGCCAATCCCGCCCCCGCCCCGTCCCCGACGGAGGAGAAGAAGGACGTGCTGCAACTCTCGCCCTTCACTGTCACCACCACCAAGGATCAGGGCTACTTTGCGGAAAACACGCTCGCGGGCAGCCGCCTGCGGATGAACATCTCCGATCTCGGCTCCTCGATCACCGTCGTGACGAAGCAGCAGATGGAGGACACCGGCTCGCTCGATATCAACGACGTCTTCCGCTACGAGGCCAACACCGAGGGTTCTTCCACCTACACGCCTTCGGTCCAGTCGCTCCGCAATGACGGCGTGGTCGACGTGAACGCCGGCTACACCCACGGCGGTGACGGCCAGCCCCAGACCAACGCCAGCGCCAACCGCGTCCGCGGCCTGGGCGTGCCGAGCTCCTCGAGCAATTACTACCCGTCGATCTCGCAGGTGCCCTTCGACGCCTACAACATCCAGTCGATCGAGATCAGCCGCGGCCCCAACTCCATGATCTTCGGCATGGGCAGCCCGGCCGGCATCGTGAACTCGAGCACCGCGCAGGCGGTCATCGGCCGCGACGCCGCCTCGGTCTCGCTGCGCACCGACGACCAGGGTTCCCAGCGCGCCAGCTTCAACTTCAACAAGAGCCTGATCGACGACCGCCTGGCGATCTACGGCGCCTTCCTCGTCGACAACCGGGAGTTCGCCCGCAAGCCCTCCTACGATGATACCCGCCGTATGTACGGCACCTTCACGTCCCGTCCGTTCCAGAAGACCACCTTCCGCGGCAGCATCGAGAAATACGAGAACGACAACAACCGCCCGAACACGCTCACCCCGCGCGATGGCGTCACCCAGTGGCGCGCCGGCGGCAGCCCGACCTACGACCCGTCCACCGGCCGGATCACCCGCAACGGCCAGTATGCCGGCACGCTCGCCCTCCGCGCCGGCTCCCCGCGCATCGCCGAGACCCGCGCGTACATCGAGTCGCGCCCCGGTTACAACCCGGCCCTGTGGAACACCGCCCGCACCGCCTACAACGGCATCAATATCTTCGGCGGCGGCGCGCTGACCACGGTCGGTTCCGCCCTCTTCACGCCCGGTCTCGGCCTCGGCACCACCAGCCGCCCGATCCAGCAGATTGCCGACGGCGAGGTCGTCAACTGGTTCTCCGCCGAGGCGCCCCAATACCGCCAGGTCTTCGGCACGACCGCCAATCCGGCGGCCAATGCGGCGCTCTTCCCGGCCGAGGCGGCCATCTTCGCCAATCCGCTCAACGCCGCCGCCTACGACACCAGCTATTCCAACTCGGCCTTCTTCACCGCCGTCGGCAACGGCGTCGGCAGCTACCGTTACCCGGGCGTCACGGACCGGTCGATCTACGATTGGGAGAACATCAACATCCTGTCCATGAACTTTGGCCATGATGAGAACACGACGATGAACCTCGAACTGGAGCAGGAGCTCCTGCCCAACCTGAACTTCAGCGCCGGCTGGTTCCGCCAGGATTTCAAGTCCACGACCAACTATACGGTTTCCCAGCTCAACGTCGCGACCCTCTTCGTCGACACCAACGTCAAGCTGCCCGACGGCCGCGCGAACCCCTATTTCGGCCTGCCCTTCGTGGAGGACTTCGATCCGGACCGCTTCATCAACAACGAGGTCAACGACAGCCGCCGCGCGATGCTCGCCTGGACGCCTGACTTCACCAACAACGACGGCTGGACCAAGTGGCTCGGCCGCCACCAGTTCCTCGGCCTGGTCTCGCGCAACGAGTCCACCCGCTCCTTCATCCGCCAGCGCTGGTTCATCACCGCCAGCGACGAGGGCGCCGATGGCACGATCTTCTGGTCGGCCAACCCGAACAACAACACCGACGGCAGCCCGACCGGCTGGAACCGTCAGGGCCGCAGCGGCCGCCGCCTGTATTATCTCTCCACCCCGGGCAGCCCGACCGACGGCTCGGTCACCCGCGGCAGCGGGATGAACTCCGCCGCCAACCGGCAGTCGGGTGAGGTCCAGATCTGGAACCACGGCACCAGCAGCTGGAGCAATATGGGCCTGACCCAGGAGTTCATCGACATGGATGCCTCCACCGGCCGCACCTACCGCCAGGTCGACTCCAACAGCCTCGGCGTCACCAGCACCCTCTGGAACGACCGCCTCGTGGCGACCCTCGGCATGCGCACCGATGACTACAAGGCGCGCGCCACCACCAACGGCGTCGTCCTCGCCCAGGATGGCACCACGATCGCCGCGGCCATGACCAATCCGCAGAAGTGGATCAACGGCGTCTACCAGACCGATGTCGTCCTCAACCGCTGGAACCGCTGGGACCTGCTCAAGGGTGACACCAAGACCATGGGTGGCGTCCTCAAGCCGTTCAAGAATTGGGGCGGCATCGACCGCCGCGCGAACGACGGTTCCGCCTGGTGGGACTTCGTGCGCAGCGTCGGCTTCAGCTACAACAAGTCCGACAACTTCAATCCCCCGACCGCCGCGCAGGTGGACGGCTTCGGCACCCCGCTGCCCAAGCCCACCGGCGAGGGCACGGACTACGGTGTGCAGTTCTCCCTGTTCGACAACAAGCTCTTCGCCCGCATCAACTGGTTCGAGTCGAGCAACCAGAACGAGCGCACGAACCCCGGCACCTCCATCAGCCGCCTGACCGGCAACGTGGACACGACCCTGTTCCGCAACTGGGCCCGCACGATCGCCCTGATTAACTCCGGCGAGGATCCGCGCCTGATCGGCTTTGGCGAGGGCCTCACCCCGGCCGAGGAGCAGTCGATCCAGGACGCCGCCGCCGTGATCTGGAAGCTGCCCTACAACTACTACAACGACATCGGCACGATCTTCGCGACCCGTTCGGCCGTGGCCGAGGGCAAGGAGTTCCAGCTGACCTACAACCCCTCCACCAACTGGACGATGAAGTTCACCGCCGGCGAGCAGGTCACGAAGTATTCCAACGTCATGCGGGAGTTCTACGCCTGGTACGATGAGCGCAGCCCGGTCTGGATCGCCGCCCGCGCCAGCGACTACCTGCTCCCGCAGTACCAGTCCCTGGCCACCTACAGCACCTCGGGCGGTCGCGCGGTCAACCTCACCACGTTCTTGAACAGCTACGGCTACGACTCGGCCGTCCGTCTCGACGAGCCCAACGGCAACTTCAACGTGCAGCGCTACTACGACAATGTCGTGACCCCGCAGGTGGCCATCGCCACGGATCTCGAGGGCCAGGCCGCCCCCGGCCAGCGCAAGTACCGCTGGTCCTACCTGACCAACTACACGTTCAACGAGGGCCGCTTCAAGGGCTTCTCCGTCGGCGGCAGCGTCCGCTGGGAGGACAAGGCCATCATCGGTTACTACGGCCGGGCCAACACCGCCGCCGGCACGACCGACCTGACCCTGTCTGACACCACCCGCCCGATCTACGACGACGCCAACACCTACACCGACCTGTGGATGAGCTACACCCGCAAGGTGTTTTCCGACAAGGTGCGCATGAAGGTCCAGCTCAACATCGTGAACGCCTTCGAGAGCGGCGGCCTGCAGGTCGTCGGCGTGAACTACGACGGTTCGCCCAACGCCTACCGCATCATCGATCCCCGCCAGTTCATCCTGCAGACGACCTTCGACTTCTAA
- a CDS encoding sodium:solute symporter family protein: MRFGSLHIVDILVVLAYLAAVVWIGRRAAGATQNEDGFFLAGRKLGKLYQFFLNFGNATEPQGAVSTASFVYQQGAPGAWLSFQTVFMNPYFWFMNVWFRRVRLTTVSDLFEDRYASKGLSLFYATFQILVACVFLGFGNVTAYKIASSLVVKQESQWTVEDRATVEGYRELKALEKQAAVAPLPEAAQQRLEILRDRNARGELHSYVTLLNDLLFYGIFTLVVGSYIVLGGMAAAAVNEGLQSVLIIVFSLLLIPTGLSAIGGWGALAEKVPQEMFNLFGAAGGAQFTVWSLVGILLVSIVQNGGLSHNMGICGSAKNEMAARSGVSGTYLKRLMIILWAFAGLIAVAMFGAGGLSDPDAVWGTMSNQLLGTGLVGLMLAGVLAGTMSTLAAKALAISSLFVRNVYRQIWPDITQAQGVFYARCTIVVVLVMGTVAATLMGSFYDIVNIVLTVNIPFGAAVLLTYWWRRVTGPAVWACVILSTLTILVIPWTASKVPAIAQSTELAQPSTKPGTGVYFSKVVHRDAADLTSPYIAAPLRTNRFNLEAWLLGRAGVDVVALSPTQRFTLQFFFDALFPFAVLIGVSLLTKPTDPARVAQFYGKMKTPVGDTPELEEAAMAETRRNPARFDHTKLLPWSNWEFCKWDRADTVGFLACCTLSACIVGLFVFLLNLASGG; this comes from the coding sequence ATGCGCTTTGGCAGTCTTCATATCGTGGATATTCTCGTGGTGCTGGCCTACCTCGCCGCGGTGGTGTGGATCGGCCGCCGGGCCGCCGGGGCGACGCAGAACGAGGACGGCTTCTTCCTCGCCGGCCGCAAACTCGGCAAGCTCTACCAGTTCTTCCTCAACTTCGGCAACGCCACCGAGCCCCAGGGCGCCGTCAGCACCGCCAGCTTCGTCTACCAGCAGGGCGCGCCCGGCGCCTGGCTGTCCTTCCAGACCGTCTTCATGAACCCGTACTTCTGGTTCATGAACGTCTGGTTCCGCCGCGTGCGCCTCACCACCGTCTCCGACCTCTTCGAGGACCGCTACGCCAGCAAGGGCCTCAGCCTCTTCTACGCCACCTTCCAGATCCTCGTGGCCTGCGTCTTTCTTGGCTTCGGCAACGTCACCGCCTACAAGATCGCCTCCTCCCTCGTGGTGAAGCAGGAGAGCCAGTGGACGGTCGAGGACCGCGCCACCGTCGAGGGCTACCGCGAGCTCAAGGCGCTGGAAAAGCAGGCCGCCGTCGCCCCGCTGCCCGAGGCGGCGCAGCAGCGGCTGGAAATCCTGCGCGACCGCAACGCCCGCGGCGAACTGCACAGCTACGTCACCCTGCTCAACGACCTCCTGTTCTATGGCATCTTCACCCTGGTGGTGGGCAGCTACATCGTGCTGGGCGGCATGGCCGCCGCGGCCGTCAACGAGGGGCTGCAGAGCGTGCTCATCATTGTGTTTTCCCTGCTGCTCATCCCCACCGGCCTGAGCGCCATCGGCGGTTGGGGCGCGCTGGCGGAAAAAGTCCCGCAGGAGATGTTCAACCTCTTCGGCGCGGCCGGCGGTGCGCAGTTCACGGTGTGGAGCCTCGTCGGCATCCTCCTCGTGAGCATCGTGCAGAACGGCGGCCTGAGTCACAACATGGGCATCTGCGGCTCAGCCAAGAACGAGATGGCCGCGCGCTCCGGCGTCTCCGGCACCTACCTGAAACGCCTCATGATCATCCTGTGGGCCTTCGCCGGCCTCATCGCCGTGGCGATGTTCGGCGCCGGCGGGCTGTCGGATCCCGACGCCGTGTGGGGCACGATGTCCAACCAGCTCCTCGGCACCGGTCTCGTCGGCCTCATGCTGGCCGGCGTGCTGGCCGGCACGATGTCCACCCTCGCGGCCAAGGCCCTCGCCATCTCCTCGCTCTTCGTCCGCAACGTCTACCGCCAGATCTGGCCCGATATCACCCAGGCGCAGGGCGTCTTCTACGCCCGCTGTACCATCGTCGTCGTGCTGGTCATGGGCACGGTGGCGGCGACGCTCATGGGCAGCTTCTACGACATCGTGAACATCGTCCTCACGGTGAACATCCCCTTCGGCGCGGCCGTGCTGCTCACCTACTGGTGGCGCCGGGTCACCGGTCCGGCGGTCTGGGCCTGCGTCATCCTCTCCACGCTCACCATCCTGGTCATCCCGTGGACCGCCTCGAAGGTCCCCGCCATCGCGCAGAGCACGGAACTGGCCCAGCCGAGCACGAAGCCCGGCACCGGGGTCTACTTCTCCAAGGTCGTGCACCGCGATGCCGCCGACCTCACCAGCCCGTACATTGCCGCGCCCCTGCGTACCAACCGCTTCAACCTCGAGGCCTGGTTGTTGGGCCGGGCCGGGGTGGATGTCGTCGCCCTCAGCCCGACCCAGCGTTTCACCCTGCAGTTCTTCTTCGACGCCCTTTTCCCGTTCGCTGTGCTGATCGGGGTCAGTCTGTTGACGAAACCGACGGATCCCGCGCGCGTCGCGCAATTCTACGGCAAAATGAAAACCCCGGTCGGCGACACCCCCGAGTTGGAGGAGGCGGCCATGGCGGAAACCCGCCGCAACCCGGCGCGCTTCGACCACACCAAGCTCCTGCCGTGGTCCAATTGGGAATTCTGCAAATGGGACCGCGCGGACACCGTCGGCTTCCTCGCCTGCTGCACGCTCTCGGCCTGCATCGTGGGGCTGTTTGTCTTCCTGCTGAACCTCGCGAGCGGCGGCTAA
- a CDS encoding glycoside hydrolase family 2 protein — MSLRHFPLVLALISGLAAGARETEVRYLSGTGPENAVPWEFLCTGGRNSGIWTTIPVPSCWEQQGFGTYNYGVHHRPSKDKPNPPPLADEEGHYRHTFRVPAEWRDRAVRLVFDGVMTDAEVTVNGRSAGPVHQGSFYRFHHDITALLDFEGENRLEVVVRKKSANESVNRAERLGDYWLFGGIFRPVWLEARPRAAIEWTGIDARADGTFTADIHFGAAAAVAGRVTGVLVDQYDHELSPPLSAAIPAGAAKATLSGRFENLALWTAETPNLHRMRFTYSPEGGEPHTVTERFGFRTFEVRPQDGLYLNGTKIILKGVNRHCFNPDTGRTISRAQSYADARLIKEMNLNAVRMSHYQPDKHFLEACDELGLYVLNELAGWQGAYDTPTGTRLIGQLVRRDVNHPSILFWDNGNEGGWNTEVDGEFAKWDIQQRAVLHPWAKFSGVDTDHYEVWDSHVKKSAGPMLYMPTEFLHGLYDGGIGVGFRDYWDVMKKSPTVVGGFFWVFADEGIARTDQAGRIDNAGNLAPDGIVGPRGEKEGSFYTVKEIWSPVQISLPAVLPPGWTGADIRNEYQFTDLASASFRWEWLRAGPEGETLIEAADQAGPVLAPGASGILPSPLVVPAGAEFLRLTAFAAGQVVTVASAWTGPVAAPPPAANAAPAGAPDWLGEPTVLALRRQDRRFEPVPAATNPVFRWTRQPDGALRLDYEFTYDGPADVLGIRFPVAEARLQAKRWLGHGPYRVWQNRLEGGWLGVHAMAFNDATPGESWAYPEFKGCFRDWRWLSLLTPEGWLQVTNLSGVPFFGLGRPRDGVNGLYAMPDLGLSFLEVIPAMRNKFHSPEQLGPQSRTREVAGIHRGSLLFRLDRP, encoded by the coding sequence ATGTCCCTCCGTCACTTCCCCCTGGTTCTTGCCCTGATCAGCGGGCTCGCGGCTGGCGCCCGTGAGACTGAGGTCCGTTACCTCTCCGGCACCGGCCCCGAGAACGCCGTGCCTTGGGAATTCCTTTGTACCGGTGGCCGCAACAGCGGGATCTGGACCACCATTCCCGTGCCGTCCTGCTGGGAGCAGCAGGGTTTCGGCACTTATAACTACGGGGTCCATCACCGGCCTTCGAAGGACAAACCCAACCCGCCGCCGCTGGCCGACGAGGAAGGCCACTACCGCCACACCTTCCGCGTGCCGGCGGAGTGGCGCGATCGCGCCGTGCGCCTCGTCTTCGACGGCGTGATGACCGACGCCGAGGTGACGGTCAACGGGCGCTCCGCCGGGCCCGTGCACCAGGGCTCGTTCTACCGCTTTCATCATGACATCACCGCGCTGCTCGATTTCGAGGGCGAGAACCGGCTGGAGGTTGTGGTCCGCAAGAAATCCGCCAATGAGAGCGTCAACCGCGCCGAGCGCCTCGGCGATTACTGGCTTTTCGGCGGCATTTTCCGCCCGGTCTGGCTCGAAGCCCGCCCGCGCGCCGCCATCGAGTGGACCGGCATCGACGCCCGGGCGGATGGCACGTTTACCGCGGACATCCATTTCGGGGCGGCGGCGGCTGTCGCCGGTCGCGTGACCGGCGTGCTGGTGGACCAATACGATCACGAGCTGAGTCCGCCGCTCTCCGCCGCCATTCCCGCTGGGGCCGCAAAGGCGACTCTTTCCGGCCGTTTCGAAAACCTCGCCCTCTGGACCGCCGAGACGCCCAACCTGCATCGCATGCGTTTCACCTACTCGCCGGAGGGGGGTGAACCCCACACCGTCACCGAGCGCTTCGGCTTCCGCACCTTCGAGGTTCGTCCCCAGGACGGACTCTACCTCAACGGCACCAAGATCATCCTCAAGGGTGTCAACCGCCACTGCTTCAACCCCGACACGGGCCGCACCATCTCGCGCGCGCAGAGTTATGCCGACGCGCGCCTCATCAAGGAGATGAACCTGAATGCCGTGCGAATGTCGCACTACCAGCCGGACAAGCATTTCCTCGAGGCCTGCGATGAGCTCGGTCTCTACGTGTTGAACGAGCTCGCCGGTTGGCAGGGTGCCTACGACACGCCGACCGGCACCCGGCTGATCGGCCAGCTCGTGCGGCGCGACGTCAATCACCCGAGCATCCTTTTCTGGGACAACGGCAACGAAGGCGGCTGGAACACCGAAGTGGACGGGGAATTCGCGAAGTGGGACATCCAACAGCGGGCCGTCCTGCATCCGTGGGCGAAATTCAGCGGCGTGGACACCGACCATTACGAAGTCTGGGACTCCCACGTGAAAAAGAGTGCCGGGCCGATGCTCTACATGCCCACCGAGTTCCTGCACGGCCTCTACGACGGCGGCATCGGCGTGGGATTCCGCGACTATTGGGACGTGATGAAAAAGAGTCCGACGGTGGTGGGCGGCTTTTTCTGGGTCTTCGCCGACGAGGGCATCGCCCGGACCGATCAAGCCGGCCGCATCGACAACGCCGGCAACCTGGCCCCCGACGGCATCGTCGGCCCCCGCGGCGAGAAGGAGGGGAGCTTCTACACGGTGAAGGAAATCTGGTCACCGGTGCAGATCAGCCTGCCGGCGGTGTTGCCCCCGGGCTGGACGGGGGCGGACATCCGCAATGAGTACCAGTTCACCGACCTGGCCTCCGCCTCCTTCCGCTGGGAATGGCTGCGGGCCGGCCCGGAAGGGGAGACGCTCATCGAGGCGGCGGACCAGGCAGGCCCGGTGCTGGCGCCGGGTGCATCGGGCATTTTGCCGTCACCCTTGGTCGTGCCGGCGGGAGCCGAGTTTCTGCGACTGACGGCGTTCGCTGCCGGCCAGGTCGTGACGGTGGCAAGCGCCTGGACCGGTCCGGTTGCCGCCCCGCCCCCGGCGGCGAACGCGGCGCCGGCGGGCGCGCCCGACTGGCTCGGTGAACCCACGGTGCTGGCCCTTCGGCGGCAGGACCGGCGCTTCGAGCCCGTGCCGGCGGCGACAAACCCGGTATTCCGGTGGACGCGGCAGCCGGATGGCGCGCTGCGGCTCGACTATGAGTTCACCTACGACGGCCCCGCCGACGTGCTGGGCATCCGTTTTCCCGTGGCCGAGGCCCGCCTGCAGGCCAAGCGCTGGCTGGGTCACGGCCCCTATCGCGTCTGGCAGAACCGGCTGGAGGGCGGCTGGCTCGGCGTTCATGCCATGGCCTTCAATGATGCCACACCGGGCGAGAGTTGGGCCTATCCCGAATTCAAGGGCTGCTTCCGCGACTGGCGCTGGCTCAGTTTGCTCACCCCCGAAGGCTGGTTGCAGGTGACCAATCTCTCGGGCGTGCCATTCTTTGGCCTCGGGCGGCCGCGCGACGGGGTGAATGGCCTCTATGCGATGCCGGACCTCGGGCTCAGCTTCCTCGAGGTCATCCCCGCCATGCGAAACAAGTTCCACAGCCCGGAACAGCTCGGACCGCAGTCGCGCACCCGCGAGGTCGCCGGCATCCACCGCGGCTCGCTGCTATTCCGGCTGGACCGGCCCTGA
- a CDS encoding glycoside hydrolase family 43 protein: MLRRLLLTLILGASTRLAADPVYLFTYFTKNGEDGLHLAWSEDGYKWQALNEGRSLLAPLIGSKEKLMRDPCVVRGPDGTYHLVWTSGWWERGIGYASTKDFITWSDQKEIPVMAHEPTARNSWAPEIVYDEAKGEFLIFWATTIRGRFPATSGASEDDLNHRMYGTTTKDFVTFTPTALFYDPGFNCIDATFLQADGKRWLVIKDETKFPTPAKNLRIGPAGSLRGPFGPLSAPFSPPGLWVEGPTAVKIGDEYLVYFDAYTQKHYSAMRSRDLVNWEQIPAGELHFPFEGTPERMRHGTVIEVPRALIERLRSATPPHAPQNP, translated from the coding sequence ATGCTCCGCCGACTCCTCCTCACCCTGATCCTGGGCGCGAGCACACGTCTCGCAGCCGACCCCGTGTACCTGTTCACCTATTTCACCAAGAACGGCGAGGACGGCCTGCACCTCGCTTGGTCGGAGGATGGCTACAAGTGGCAGGCGCTGAACGAGGGACGTAGCTTGCTCGCGCCGCTCATCGGCTCGAAGGAGAAACTCATGCGCGATCCCTGCGTGGTGCGCGGGCCGGACGGGACCTACCACCTGGTATGGACCTCAGGCTGGTGGGAGCGCGGCATCGGCTACGCCTCGACCAAGGATTTTATCACCTGGTCGGACCAGAAGGAAATCCCGGTGATGGCCCACGAGCCCACCGCGCGGAACAGCTGGGCACCCGAGATCGTGTACGACGAGGCCAAGGGGGAATTCCTGATCTTCTGGGCCACGACGATTCGCGGACGGTTTCCGGCCACCTCCGGCGCCTCCGAGGATGACCTCAACCACCGGATGTATGGCACCACGACGAAGGACTTCGTGACCTTCACGCCGACGGCCTTGTTCTACGACCCCGGTTTCAACTGCATCGACGCGACCTTCCTGCAGGCCGACGGTAAGCGCTGGCTCGTGATCAAGGATGAGACCAAGTTCCCGACGCCGGCGAAGAACCTGCGGATCGGCCCGGCCGGGAGCCTGCGCGGACCTTTTGGGCCTTTGTCGGCGCCCTTCTCTCCTCCCGGACTCTGGGTCGAGGGCCCGACCGCGGTGAAGATCGGCGACGAGTACCTGGTCTATTTCGACGCCTACACGCAGAAACACTACAGCGCCATGCGCTCGCGCGACCTGGTCAATTGGGAGCAGATCCCCGCCGGCGAACTCCACTTTCCCTTCGAGGGCACCCCCGAGCGCATGCGGCATGGCACCGTGATCGAGGTGCCCCGCGCGCTCATCGAGCGGCTGCGGTCGGCGACACCCCCGCATGCACCGCAAAATCCCTGA
- a CDS encoding DUF6250 domain-containing protein yields MSKWLLGVMLLPGFLRAEAPLFRDVFKSGDLWRVEAAATARLAFDEGTGMTITNRTGITVWFRHRLTAPVTISYTATVRSTGRVSDLNCFWMATDPAQPDGDLFAPGAGRRDGTFASYDALRTYYVGYGGNTNTTTRFRRYDGTGARPLLPAHDLSAPEFLLQPDQAYRITITADENGRVQFIRDGEVVFDWTDPAPLRSGWFGFRSVDSQIEIRDFAVHAGVSPTAAAR; encoded by the coding sequence ATGAGCAAGTGGCTGCTGGGGGTGATGCTGTTGCCGGGATTCCTGCGGGCGGAGGCCCCGCTGTTCCGGGACGTTTTCAAATCGGGCGACCTGTGGCGGGTGGAAGCGGCCGCTACCGCCCGGCTGGCCTTCGACGAGGGCACGGGCATGACAATCACCAACCGGACCGGGATCACGGTGTGGTTCCGGCACCGCCTGACGGCGCCCGTGACCATCAGCTACACCGCGACGGTGCGGTCCACCGGGCGGGTATCGGACTTGAATTGCTTCTGGATGGCGACGGATCCGGCGCAGCCGGACGGGGATCTTTTCGCCCCGGGGGCGGGGCGACGCGACGGGACCTTCGCCTCTTACGATGCATTGCGCACCTACTACGTCGGCTACGGCGGGAACACTAACACCACGACGCGCTTCCGCCGTTATGACGGCACCGGCGCGCGCCCGCTCCTGCCGGCGCACGATCTCTCGGCCCCGGAGTTCCTGCTGCAGCCCGACCAGGCCTACCGGATCACGATCACCGCGGACGAAAACGGTCGCGTGCAGTTCATCCGCGACGGCGAGGTGGTGTTCGACTGGACGGACCCCGCCCCGTTGCGCAGCGGCTGGTTCGGCTTCCGCTCGGTGGACAGCCAGATCGAGATCAGGGATTTTGCGGTGCATGCGGGGGTGTCGCCGACCGCAGCCGCTCGATGA